A genomic segment from Chanos chanos chromosome 2, fChaCha1.1, whole genome shotgun sequence encodes:
- the tlx3a gene encoding T-cell leukemia homeobox protein 3: MEQSPSVDAGGQKQPPKSTQQESIRFGIDQILGASDPESGQLKRSRSVSESSSIDSYSLGSPVRTTGGPYTALSVSLTSTTGRLEESGIYGVNRSLVPRGVIRVPAHRPLTAAVPPPVVSAVPGFGSLCFPWMESNRRLAKDRLPALIPFTVTRRIGHPYQNRTPPKRKKPRTSFSRVQICELEKRFHRQKYLASAERAALAKTLKMTDAQVKTWFQNRRTKWRRQTAEEREAERQQANRMLLQLQADALQKSLGESVPSDPLCVHNSSLFALQNLQPWAQDGPNKAGGTASSLT; the protein is encoded by the exons ATGGAGCAATCCCCAAGTGTCGACGCAGGCGGGCAAAAACAACCCCCCAAATCTACCCAACAAGAATCTATCCGGTTTGGAATCGATCAGATTCTCGGCGCATCTGATCCAGAGAGCGGTCAGTTAAAGAGAAGTCGTAGCGTTTCAGAGAGTAGTAGTATCGACAGCTACAGTCTGGGAAGCCCAGTGAGAACTACTGGGGGCCCTTACACCGCACTCTCGGTCTCTCTGACCAGTACAACGGGCCGGTTGGAGGAATCCGGGATATATGGGGTGAACAGAAGCCTGGTGCCGAGAGGCGTGATCCGTGTGCCTGCACACAGACCACTGACAGCCGCGGTGCCACCGCCTGTGGTGAGTGCAGTGCCGGGGTTCGGGAGTCTGTGCTTCCCATGGATGGAGAGTAACCGCAGATTGGCAAAAGACAGGCTACCAG CTCTCATCCCTTTCACGGTGACCAGGCGCATCGGACACCCGTATCAGAACCGGACTCcgccaaaaaggaaaaaacctcGGACCTCCTTCTCCCGTGTGCAGATCTGTGAACTCGAGAAGCGTTTTCACAGGCAAAAATATCTAGCAAGCGCTGAACGAGCTGCTTTGGCCAAAACTCTCAAAATGACTGATGCACAAGTTAAGACCTGGTTTCAAAACCGCAGGACGAAGTGGCG GCGTCAgacagctgaggagagagaggcagagagacagcaggccAACAGGATGCTGCTGCAGCTGCAAGCGGACGCTCTCCAGAAGTCTCTGGGTGAATCGGTGCCATCAGACCCGCTTTGCGTTCATAACTCATCCTTGTTTGCTCTCCAGAACCTGCAGCCCTGGGCCCAGGATGGACCTAACAAAGCTGGCGGCACTGCAAGTTCACTCACCTAG
- the kcnip1a gene encoding Kv channel-interacting protein 1 isoform X2, translating to MGAVVGTLTMQTKQRRPSRDKADDDLEMTTVCHRPEGLEQLESQTNFSKKELQVLYRGFKNECPSGVVNEETFKQIYAQFFPHGDASTYAHYLFNAFDTAHNGSIKFEDFVMALSILLRGSTREKLQWTFNLYDINRDGYINKEEMTDIVRAIYDMMGKYTYPALKTDTPKQHVDAFFQKMDKNRDGVVTLDEFILSCQEDENIMRSLQLFENVI from the exons ATGGGTGCAGTGGTAGGCACTCTGACCATGCAGACTAAACAACGGAGACCATCCAGAG aTAAGGCAGATGATGATTTGGAAATGACAACGGTGTGTCACAGACCTGAGGGCTTGGAGCAGCTGGAGTCTCAGACCAACTTCAGTAAGAAAGAGCTGCAAGTGCTGTACAGAGGCTTTAAAAAT gaATGCCCAAGTGGAGTGGTTAATGAAGAGACATTTAAACAGATATATGCTCAGTTCTTCCCTCATggag ACGCCAGCACTTACGCCCACTATCTGTTCAATGCCTTTGACACAGCACACAATGGGTCCATCAAATTTGAG gacTTTGTCATGGCTCTCTCCATCTTGTTAAGAGGTTCTACAAGAGAGAAGCTCCAGTGGACATTTAATCTGTACGACATCAACAGAGATGGTTACATCAACAAGGAG gaaatgacagaCATTGTGAGAGCCATCTATGATATGATGGGAAAGTACACGTACCcagcactgaaaacagacacaccaaaACAACATGTTGATGCTTTCTTTCAG AAAATGGACAAGAACCGAGATGGAGTTGTCACCTTGGATGAGTTCATTCTATCATGTCAAGAG GATGAAAACATCATGAGATCCCTGCAGCTCTTTGAAAATGTGatctaa
- the kcnip1a gene encoding Kv channel-interacting protein 1 isoform X3 — protein MTTVCHRPEGLEQLESQTNFSKKELQVLYRGFKNECPSGVVNEETFKQIYAQFFPHGDASTYAHYLFNAFDTAHNGSIKFEDFVMALSILLRGSTREKLQWTFNLYDINRDGYINKEEMTDIVRAIYDMMGKYTYPALKTDTPKQHVDAFFQKMDKNRDGVVTLDEFILSCQEDENIMRSLQLFENVI, from the exons ATGACAACGGTGTGTCACAGACCTGAGGGCTTGGAGCAGCTGGAGTCTCAGACCAACTTCAGTAAGAAAGAGCTGCAAGTGCTGTACAGAGGCTTTAAAAAT gaATGCCCAAGTGGAGTGGTTAATGAAGAGACATTTAAACAGATATATGCTCAGTTCTTCCCTCATggag ACGCCAGCACTTACGCCCACTATCTGTTCAATGCCTTTGACACAGCACACAATGGGTCCATCAAATTTGAG gacTTTGTCATGGCTCTCTCCATCTTGTTAAGAGGTTCTACAAGAGAGAAGCTCCAGTGGACATTTAATCTGTACGACATCAACAGAGATGGTTACATCAACAAGGAG gaaatgacagaCATTGTGAGAGCCATCTATGATATGATGGGAAAGTACACGTACCcagcactgaaaacagacacaccaaaACAACATGTTGATGCTTTCTTTCAG AAAATGGACAAGAACCGAGATGGAGTTGTCACCTTGGATGAGTTCATTCTATCATGTCAAGAG GATGAAAACATCATGAGATCCCTGCAGCTCTTTGAAAATGTGatctaa
- the kcnip1a gene encoding Kv channel-interacting protein 1 isoform X4: protein MTTVCHRPEGLEQLESQTNFSKKELQVLYRGFKNECPSGVVNEETFKQIYAQFFPHGGRCVSSKLCLLPSASHTLPDASTYAHYLFNAFDTAHNGSIKFEDFVMALSILLRGSTREKLQWTFNLYDINRDGYINKEEMTDIVRAIYDMMGKYTYPALKTDTPKQHVDAFFQKMDKNRDGVVTLDEFILSCQEDENIMRSLQLFENVI, encoded by the exons ATGACAACGGTGTGTCACAGACCTGAGGGCTTGGAGCAGCTGGAGTCTCAGACCAACTTCAGTAAGAAAGAGCTGCAAGTGCTGTACAGAGGCTTTAAAAAT gaATGCCCAAGTGGAGTGGTTAATGAAGAGACATTTAAACAGATATATGCTCAGTTCTTCCCTCATggaggtaggtgtgtgt CCTCCAAACTGTGCCTCTTACCCAGTGCTTCTCACACTCTTCCAGACGCCAGCACTTACGCCCACTATCTGTTCAATGCCTTTGACACAGCACACAATGGGTCCATCAAATTTGAG gacTTTGTCATGGCTCTCTCCATCTTGTTAAGAGGTTCTACAAGAGAGAAGCTCCAGTGGACATTTAATCTGTACGACATCAACAGAGATGGTTACATCAACAAGGAG gaaatgacagaCATTGTGAGAGCCATCTATGATATGATGGGAAAGTACACGTACCcagcactgaaaacagacacaccaaaACAACATGTTGATGCTTTCTTTCAG AAAATGGACAAGAACCGAGATGGAGTTGTCACCTTGGATGAGTTCATTCTATCATGTCAAGAG GATGAAAACATCATGAGATCCCTGCAGCTCTTTGAAAATGTGatctaa